In one window of Chryseobacterium phocaeense DNA:
- a CDS encoding spondin domain-containing protein: MKFKLPLGLLSLISVLAVSSCTKDDDSDLVVSDSAVITVENVIESKPLTQFGTFENSGSTPVLEPGESASFSFYAGKGQAVSFAAMYANSNDLFFAPVNPGIKLYQTNGDPVTGDVSSQIRLWDNGTRKNTGAHPGEAESPVLNVTEISLPTPAPQLLKAELTHEGGTKFTLKLTNTSGGTANETPISAGVWAVSHSSGSTILKEDPIFTPGKPSANGLTDLAETGKTTPLTQYLTGITGPNSSFSPVLVVIYNGIDNPIFKIGENDREQGLKELAQQGNPDILAASLKTKPGIKQVYVLKDPSAGSLKPRINGNNGGKASQNIMAGKGDRIALVTMYGESNDWFVASTNNGVDGATRGDISSIMALYDHGTLQSSFPGAHLGSEPAEAESQPVQQLANPNQFNTLPSLPQMIKVTIQ; encoded by the coding sequence GTGAAGTTTAAATTACCGCTTGGTTTGCTTTCTCTTATCAGTGTTTTAGCTGTATCTTCATGCACGAAAGATGATGATTCAGACCTGGTGGTGAGTGACTCTGCTGTCATCACCGTAGAAAATGTTATTGAAAGTAAGCCGCTGACACAATTCGGGACTTTTGAAAATTCAGGATCTACCCCTGTTCTTGAACCGGGTGAATCTGCTTCTTTCTCATTTTATGCCGGAAAAGGTCAGGCGGTAAGCTTTGCAGCGATGTACGCAAACAGCAACGATTTGTTTTTTGCTCCCGTCAATCCGGGAATAAAACTTTATCAGACTAACGGTGATCCTGTGACAGGTGATGTTTCTTCGCAAATCAGGCTTTGGGATAACGGGACTCGTAAAAATACCGGTGCTCATCCAGGGGAAGCAGAATCTCCTGTGCTAAATGTCACGGAAATATCGTTGCCAACTCCTGCACCACAATTGCTTAAAGCAGAACTCACCCACGAAGGCGGAACCAAATTTACCTTAAAACTTACCAATACTTCAGGAGGTACAGCCAATGAAACGCCTATCAGCGCGGGAGTTTGGGCGGTTTCCCACAGTTCGGGAAGCACCATTTTAAAGGAAGATCCTATTTTTACCCCCGGAAAGCCATCAGCCAACGGATTGACAGATCTTGCGGAAACCGGTAAAACAACTCCTTTAACCCAGTATCTGACAGGAATTACAGGTCCAAATTCTTCTTTTTCACCTGTCCTTGTCGTAATTTATAATGGAATTGATAATCCGATCTTTAAAATCGGTGAAAACGACCGTGAACAGGGCTTAAAAGAACTTGCCCAGCAGGGAAATCCTGATATCCTGGCGGCCTCTCTTAAAACAAAACCGGGGATAAAGCAGGTATACGTTCTTAAAGATCCTTCAGCCGGTTCACTGAAACCCAGAATCAATGGAAACAACGGAGGAAAAGCCTCACAGAATATAATGGCCGGTAAAGGAGACCGCATCGCGCTGGTAACGATGTATGGTGAATCCAATGACTGGTTTGTAGCTTCTACAAATAATGGAGTAGACGGGGCAACAAGAGGAGATATTTCTTCCATTATGGCACTTTATGATCATGGAACTCTGCAAAGTTCTTTTCCGGGAGCGCATTTAGGATCGGAGCCGGCTGAGGCTGAAAGCCAGCCAGTACAGCAGCTTGCCAACCCTAATCAGTTCAATACACTGCCGTCACTTCCACAGATGATCAAAGTGACCATTCAGTAG
- the mnmD gene encoding tRNA (5-methylaminomethyl-2-thiouridine)(34)-methyltransferase MnmD, translating into MKREIKTTNDGSKTLFINDLNENYHSHHGALQEAEHVFIKNGLNQINDYEINILELGFGTGLNVLVTINEYLKTDKNHVINYFSLEKYPINESEINDLAYFEHFDNPEFKNIYQKIHQADWGTSSEIIKGFNLKKIECDFFDLKDIDLPKINLVYYDCFGARVQPDLWEKPLFELVSDKMSVNGLLTTYSSKGSVRRILQELNFNVKKLQGPPGKREMINAVKQ; encoded by the coding sequence ATGAAAAGGGAGATCAAGACCACAAATGACGGAAGTAAAACATTGTTTATCAATGATTTAAATGAAAACTATCATTCTCACCATGGAGCGCTTCAGGAAGCTGAACACGTGTTTATCAAAAACGGACTAAATCAAATAAATGATTACGAAATTAATATTTTAGAACTCGGTTTTGGAACAGGTTTGAATGTTTTGGTAACAATTAATGAATATTTAAAAACTGACAAAAATCATGTCATCAATTACTTTTCTCTGGAAAAATACCCGATAAATGAATCCGAAATTAATGATCTTGCCTACTTTGAGCATTTTGATAACCCGGAATTCAAAAATATTTATCAAAAAATTCATCAGGCAGATTGGGGTACATCATCAGAAATTATTAAAGGCTTTAACTTAAAAAAGATCGAATGTGACTTTTTTGACCTGAAAGACATAGACTTACCTAAAATCAACCTTGTTTATTATGACTGTTTCGGTGCCAGGGTACAGCCGGACCTGTGGGAAAAGCCACTCTTTGAATTGGTTTCCGACAAAATGTCCGTTAACGGATTATTAACAACCTACTCTTCCAAAGGCAGTGTCCGGAGAATCCTTCAGGAACTTAATTTCAATGTGAAGAAACTGCAGGGCCCTCCAGGGAAAAGGGAGATGATTAATGCGGTGAAGCAGTAA
- the chrI gene encoding chryseobasin maturation helper ChrI, translating to MKMTTVLLLITAVLTALIAGLFYAYSCSVVLGLGKLSDTEYLKSMQSINREILNPVFFLSFMGTAVLLPVTTFLFRGEQPAFLFLLLASLAYLIGVFGVTMAGNVPLNNMLDQFDISGATAEAVKQMRDRFESRWNLLNNVRTVFSVISIALVTCACIWNRYQPE from the coding sequence ATGAAAATGACAACGGTACTTTTACTTATTACGGCCGTGCTTACGGCTTTGATCGCCGGGCTTTTTTATGCCTATTCATGCTCTGTCGTCCTGGGACTGGGTAAACTTTCAGATACGGAATATTTAAAATCCATGCAGAGCATTAACCGGGAAATTCTCAATCCAGTTTTTTTTCTGAGTTTTATGGGAACAGCCGTATTACTGCCGGTAACGACTTTCCTATTCAGAGGAGAGCAGCCTGCATTTCTTTTTCTCCTGCTAGCATCACTGGCTTATCTGATCGGAGTTTTTGGGGTTACAATGGCTGGAAATGTTCCTCTAAACAATATGCTTGATCAATTTGATATCAGTGGGGCGACTGCGGAAGCAGTTAAGCAGATGCGCGACCGTTTTGAGAGCCGCTGGAATCTTCTGAATAACGTCAGAACCGTATTTTCCGTGATCAGTATTGCTCTGGTGACCTGTGCATGTATCTGGAACAGGTATCAGCCGGAATAG
- the chrP gene encoding chryseobasin maturation metalloprotease ChrP, with amino-acid sequence MKFEKKSLKFLEKYLNTSSPTGYEHKGQEIWMDYIRPYVDKIEVDHYGTCYGIINPEAEFKVVIEAHADEISWYVNYITDDGLIYVIRNGGSDQTIAPSKVVHIHGENGIVKGVFGWPAIHTRTNQNEPTPKIENIFIDCGAVSKKEVEEMGIYVGCMITYPDEFFEMNNRYFVCRALDNRIGGFMIAEVARLLKENKKTIPFGLYITNSVQEEVGLYGADMIADTIKPNIAIVTDVTHDTTTPMIEKKKEGDQKCGDGPVVFFAPSIHHTIRELIIDTAKSKKIPFQRAAASRATGTDTDAFAHSNGGVPSALISLPLRYMHTTVEMVSKEDVGNVIKLIYETVLKIKPEMKLKYH; translated from the coding sequence ATGAAATTTGAAAAGAAATCTTTGAAATTTTTAGAAAAATATTTAAACACTTCTTCTCCAACAGGTTACGAGCATAAAGGCCAGGAAATCTGGATGGATTACATCAGACCTTATGTAGACAAAATAGAAGTGGATCATTATGGAACATGCTATGGCATAATTAATCCCGAGGCCGAATTTAAAGTAGTGATTGAAGCCCATGCCGATGAAATTTCATGGTACGTAAATTATATTACTGATGACGGATTGATCTATGTCATCAGAAACGGAGGATCCGATCAGACGATTGCTCCTTCAAAAGTGGTTCATATCCACGGTGAAAACGGGATTGTAAAAGGCGTATTCGGATGGCCGGCTATCCATACCAGAACCAATCAGAATGAACCTACTCCGAAAATTGAAAACATCTTCATCGACTGCGGTGCTGTTTCCAAGAAAGAAGTAGAGGAAATGGGAATCTACGTAGGATGTATGATCACTTATCCTGATGAATTCTTTGAAATGAATAACCGGTATTTTGTCTGCAGGGCATTAGACAACAGGATCGGAGGATTTATGATCGCTGAAGTAGCCAGACTTTTAAAGGAGAACAAAAAAACGATTCCTTTCGGGTTGTATATTACCAATTCCGTACAGGAAGAAGTGGGTCTTTACGGTGCGGATATGATCGCAGACACCATCAAGCCTAATATCGCAATCGTAACAGATGTTACCCACGATACCACCACTCCTATGATCGAAAAGAAAAAAGAAGGCGACCAGAAATGTGGTGACGGACCTGTGGTTTTCTTTGCACCAAGTATCCATCATACGATAAGAGAGCTGATCATTGATACGGCAAAATCCAAAAAAATTCCTTTCCAGAGAGCGGCTGCCAGCAGAGCCACAGGAACAGATACCGATGCTTTTGCCCACTCCAACGGCGGGGTACCAAGTGCTTTAATTTCCTTACCTTTGCGCTATATGCACACTACAGTAGAAATGGTATCTAAAGAAGACGTGGGTAATGTGATCAAACTGATTTACGAAACAGTTCTGAAGATTAAGCCGGAGATGAAACTGAAGTATCATTAA
- a CDS encoding peptidylprolyl isomerase encodes MNVDKETYEGLNDGLYANLQTSKGNLIVQFEDKKAPVTVANFIGLAEGKIDNKAKAKGVPYYDGTIFHRVIKDFMIQGGDPQGTGAGDPGYKFEDEKNDLKHTGKGILSMANSGPNTNGSQFFITEVATPWLDGRHTIFGKVVKGNDVIDAIANVEKGAQDKPKTDIVLQKVSVFSKGDAYKNYDPAKTFTEGKAKIAENNKAYIAKEEAERKKKEEEFKANQEKMVESAKAGMQKTESGLYYKITKTAAAGKAPKAGDNVSVHYAGKLIDGTEFDSSFKRNEPIEIPIGMGRVIKGWDEGILLLKEGETATLLIPPAMAYGERGAGGVIPPNAWLIFDVELVKVQ; translated from the coding sequence ATGAACGTAGACAAAGAAACTTACGAAGGTCTTAATGACGGACTTTATGCAAATCTTCAGACTTCTAAAGGAAACCTGATCGTGCAGTTCGAAGACAAAAAAGCACCGGTAACTGTAGCCAACTTTATTGGTCTTGCAGAAGGGAAAATAGATAACAAAGCTAAAGCGAAAGGAGTTCCTTACTATGACGGAACTATTTTCCACAGAGTGATCAAAGATTTCATGATCCAGGGAGGAGACCCTCAGGGAACAGGAGCGGGAGATCCGGGATATAAATTCGAGGACGAGAAAAACGACCTTAAACATACAGGAAAAGGAATCCTTTCTATGGCGAATTCAGGACCTAATACCAACGGTTCCCAGTTCTTCATTACTGAGGTAGCTACGCCTTGGTTAGACGGAAGACACACCATCTTCGGAAAAGTGGTAAAAGGAAACGATGTGATCGATGCGATTGCCAATGTGGAGAAAGGAGCTCAGGACAAGCCTAAAACAGATATCGTTTTGCAAAAAGTTTCTGTATTCAGCAAAGGAGATGCTTACAAAAACTACGATCCGGCAAAAACCTTCACTGAAGGAAAGGCTAAGATCGCAGAAAACAACAAAGCTTATATCGCTAAAGAAGAAGCAGAAAGAAAGAAGAAGGAAGAGGAGTTTAAAGCTAACCAGGAAAAAATGGTTGAGAGCGCTAAAGCCGGAATGCAGAAGACTGAATCCGGATTATACTACAAAATCACCAAAACTGCAGCAGCCGGAAAAGCTCCTAAAGCAGGTGACAATGTATCTGTACACTATGCGGGTAAATTGATCGACGGTACAGAATTCGATTCTTCATTCAAAAGAAATGAGCCGATTGAAATTCCTATTGGAATGGGAAGAGTAATCAAAGGATGGGATGAAGGGATCCTGTTGCTTAAAGAAGGTGAAACCGCTACTTTATTGATCCCGCCGGCAATGGCTTACGGAGAAAGAGGAGCAGGAGGTGTTATTCCACCAAATGCATGGTTGATCTTCGATGTTGAGCTTGTAAAAGTACAGTAA
- a CDS encoding aspartyl protease family protein: protein MKKILYSFLILSTTILSAQGKKFFKGGEVQLQNPVEKINMRFANDLPFVQVSINGKSYNFLFDTGAPTVISTAVYNELGLEKKHTSAVKDSQKNKHDQIFTVLPEMTVDKAVFKDVGVVVMDFSVSELSCFKIDGILGANQMAKLVWKVNYSENSLEASQDLAQFNPADYDIVIPFSPRAQKTPIIETDLQGKKIDLTFDTGFSGRLKITDKSYDVQKALKRIEVYGTNSVGAYGAGKPAPGYIFRAETLSVGNKKFFNEIVATGNASLIGNDFFKNFIFILDWSGNKIYMKQIKNEPAKLESFGFGYRFIESKPTVAFVFREENFPLKVGDSIISINDVNLENLDQGGACHYFLNRVENKQNDINVKIRRGGKEMEVKLEKKEFLGV from the coding sequence ATGAAAAAAATCCTTTATTCTTTTCTTATTCTTTCCACAACAATCCTTTCCGCCCAGGGAAAGAAGTTCTTCAAAGGCGGGGAAGTGCAGCTGCAGAATCCGGTGGAAAAAATCAATATGAGGTTCGCGAACGACCTGCCTTTTGTACAGGTCAGCATCAATGGGAAATCCTATAATTTTTTATTTGATACGGGAGCTCCAACAGTAATTTCTACCGCGGTTTATAATGAATTGGGGTTGGAGAAAAAGCATACAAGCGCTGTAAAGGATTCACAAAAAAATAAACATGATCAGATTTTTACAGTGCTGCCGGAAATGACCGTTGACAAAGCAGTTTTCAAAGATGTGGGTGTAGTGGTGATGGATTTCAGTGTTTCGGAGCTGAGCTGTTTTAAAATAGACGGCATCCTTGGAGCGAATCAGATGGCGAAACTGGTGTGGAAAGTCAATTATTCTGAAAATTCATTGGAAGCATCCCAGGATCTTGCTCAGTTTAATCCTGCCGATTATGATATTGTTATTCCATTCAGTCCAAGGGCACAGAAAACACCTATTATAGAAACTGATCTGCAGGGTAAAAAAATCGATCTGACTTTTGATACAGGATTTTCAGGAAGATTAAAGATCACCGATAAATCCTATGATGTTCAAAAAGCATTAAAAAGGATAGAAGTTTACGGAACGAATTCTGTCGGGGCTTATGGAGCAGGGAAGCCGGCACCAGGCTATATTTTCAGAGCAGAAACACTGTCAGTAGGAAATAAAAAATTTTTCAATGAGATTGTTGCAACAGGAAATGCAAGTCTTATCGGAAACGATTTCTTCAAAAACTTTATTTTCATCCTCGACTGGTCGGGCAACAAGATTTATATGAAACAAATCAAAAACGAGCCTGCCAAGCTGGAATCTTTCGGTTTCGGATATCGTTTTATAGAATCCAAACCAACGGTTGCTTTTGTATTCCGGGAAGAAAACTTTCCACTGAAGGTTGGAGATTCCATTATCAGCATCAATGATGTCAATCTGGAAAATCTGGATCAGGGCGGTGCCTGTCATTATTTCTTAAACAGGGTTGAGAACAAACAGAATGATATTAATGTAAAGATCAGGAGAGGTGGAAAGGAGATGGAAGTGAAACTTGAGAAGAAAGAGTTTTTGGGAGTGTAG
- a CDS encoding NUDIX domain-containing protein, with protein MIDKINVRVYACAVKDKKVLTLFEEYAGEPLMKFPGGGLELGEGLLECLHREFDEELNVKIEVVEHFYTQENFLVSRFRENEQLLTIYYIVKITTEEDFLILDPCIEKIEWIEIDRPDNPFPLPVDQIVFDKLKEKFL; from the coding sequence ATGATTGATAAGATCAACGTCAGGGTGTATGCATGCGCAGTAAAAGATAAAAAAGTACTGACCCTGTTTGAGGAATATGCCGGTGAACCTTTAATGAAATTTCCGGGCGGAGGGCTGGAACTCGGTGAAGGACTTCTGGAATGTCTCCACCGCGAATTTGACGAAGAGCTGAATGTAAAAATTGAAGTGGTAGAACATTTTTATACGCAGGAAAACTTCCTAGTTTCGCGTTTCAGAGAAAATGAACAGCTTCTTACCATATATTATATCGTAAAAATCACTACCGAAGAAGATTTCCTTATCCTTGATCCATGCATTGAGAAAATAGAATGGATTGAAATCGACAGGCCGGATAATCCTTTTCCGCTGCCTGTAGATCAGATTGTCTTCGATAAATTAAAAGAAAAATTCCTGTAA
- the rpe gene encoding ribulose-phosphate 3-epimerase, producing the protein MKTKLIAPSLLSADFGNLQRDIEMLNNSQADWFHIDVMDGRFVPNISFGFPVMKTVQQHAKKFVDVHLMIVEPDLYVDEFINHGADLISVHYEACTHLHRTIHHIQSRGAKAGVVLNPSTPVLMLEDIIADVDLVLLMSVNPGFGGQKFIENTYKKIAETKDLILSNSSTALIEIDGGVNLDNASKLFEAGADVLVAGNAVFSAENPERTIELLKI; encoded by the coding sequence ATGAAAACGAAGCTTATTGCTCCATCCCTTTTATCCGCAGACTTCGGGAACCTGCAAAGAGACATTGAAATGCTGAACAACTCCCAGGCAGACTGGTTCCACATTGATGTGATGGACGGGAGGTTTGTACCCAACATTTCATTTGGTTTTCCTGTGATGAAGACTGTTCAGCAGCATGCCAAAAAATTTGTTGACGTACATTTGATGATTGTAGAACCGGATCTGTATGTGGACGAATTCATCAATCATGGTGCAGATCTGATTTCTGTGCATTATGAGGCATGTACACACCTTCACAGAACCATTCATCATATTCAGAGCAGGGGTGCAAAAGCAGGGGTTGTACTAAACCCTTCCACTCCGGTATTAATGCTTGAAGATATTATTGCTGATGTAGATCTTGTTCTTTTAATGAGCGTAAACCCTGGATTCGGGGGACAGAAATTCATTGAGAACACCTACAAAAAGATTGCAGAAACCAAAGACCTTATTCTGAGCAATAGCTCAACGGCACTTATCGAAATTGACGGCGGGGTGAACCTTGATAATGCCTCCAAACTTTTCGAAGCCGGAGCAGACGTTCTTGTAGCCGGAAATGCAGTTTTCTCTGCTGAAAATCCGGAAAGAACCATCGAGCTTCTTAAGATCTAA
- a CDS encoding branched-chain amino acid aminotransferase: MIIQKTENSRLSDFDPNNFSFGSTFIDHMVICEYENGKWGDVKLVPYGPIPFTPAMMGVNYGQACFEGMKAYKDKDGQVFLFRPEKNFERINKSAARLAMPEVTEEMFLDGLKALVDLDRNWIPQGEGMSLYIRPLIFATEEALKARVANKYMFAIVATPAKSYYSEPVSVKISDHYSRAANGGVGSAKAAGNYAASFYPTQLAIEEGYEQIIWTDDATHEYFEESGTMNVFVRINDTIYTPPTSEKILDGVTRDSFIQLARKRGIEVKIEPVAVKTVIEAQKNGTLKEVWGVGTAVVTTVFQALGYEGVKLALPKLSDEESYAAILKKDLVDLQTNLSEDPFGWRVMVEKDVLETV; this comes from the coding sequence ATGATAATTCAAAAAACGGAGAACTCCAGACTTTCGGACTTTGATCCGAACAATTTTTCATTTGGAAGTACTTTTATAGACCATATGGTAATATGTGAGTACGAAAATGGAAAATGGGGTGATGTTAAATTGGTTCCTTATGGCCCGATTCCTTTTACACCAGCTATGATGGGCGTAAACTACGGACAGGCTTGTTTTGAAGGTATGAAAGCTTATAAAGACAAAGACGGGCAGGTTTTCCTTTTCAGGCCAGAAAAGAATTTTGAACGTATCAATAAATCAGCAGCGCGTCTGGCTATGCCTGAAGTGACTGAGGAAATGTTTTTGGACGGATTAAAGGCATTGGTAGATTTAGACAGAAACTGGATTCCGCAGGGAGAAGGAATGTCTTTATATATCAGACCACTGATTTTTGCTACGGAGGAAGCTCTGAAAGCAAGAGTGGCTAATAAATATATGTTCGCAATCGTTGCGACACCAGCGAAAAGCTATTATTCAGAACCGGTTTCTGTAAAAATTTCAGATCATTATTCAAGAGCAGCCAACGGAGGAGTAGGTTCTGCAAAAGCAGCAGGAAACTATGCCGCTTCTTTCTATCCTACCCAGCTTGCCATTGAAGAAGGATATGAGCAGATCATCTGGACGGATGATGCTACCCACGAATATTTTGAGGAAAGCGGAACTATGAACGTATTTGTAAGAATTAACGATACGATTTACACGCCGCCTACATCTGAAAAAATCCTTGACGGAGTAACCAGAGACAGCTTCATCCAGCTTGCCAGAAAAAGAGGAATTGAAGTGAAAATAGAGCCTGTAGCAGTGAAGACTGTGATTGAAGCTCAGAAAAACGGAACACTGAAAGAAGTTTGGGGAGTAGGAACTGCTGTAGTAACTACGGTATTCCAGGCTTTAGGATATGAAGGTGTGAAACTGGCCCTTCCAAAATTATCCGATGAAGAAAGCTACGCTGCGATTCTTAAAAAGGATCTAGTAGATCTTCAGACCAACCTTAGCGAAGATCCGTTCGGATGGAGAGTGATGGTTGAAAAAGATGTTTTGGAGACTGTTTAA
- a CDS encoding DUF4294 domain-containing protein, protein MNFSKIVCLFIFFFGVSVFGQKDSIVAKPLNQYPPESLKTDEFGNKYYYDERQKIKVYEINGEPVVVLDELVLVNKPRFNNQLDKNYYYFLNKKLNRVYPLFVTALQQYRDIQADMTDMDSKAKRKFVRERQNMLADQYEKQLRDLTTTEGQVFAKLMNRATGKNVYEIIKEMRGGWSAFWWNVKGKMADIDLKDQYNPHKNRTDEFIESLLQSNWNSGYLQPYPGAGDFKARK, encoded by the coding sequence ATGAATTTTAGTAAGATTGTCTGCCTTTTCATCTTCTTTTTTGGAGTCAGTGTTTTTGGTCAGAAGGATTCTATTGTTGCAAAGCCCCTCAATCAGTATCCCCCTGAATCTTTAAAAACCGATGAGTTCGGAAATAAGTACTACTATGATGAACGTCAAAAGATAAAAGTCTATGAAATAAACGGCGAGCCTGTAGTAGTGCTGGATGAGCTGGTGCTGGTTAATAAACCGCGGTTCAATAATCAGCTGGACAAAAATTACTATTATTTCCTTAATAAAAAGCTGAACAGGGTTTATCCTCTTTTTGTCACTGCACTTCAGCAGTACAGAGATATCCAGGCTGACATGACTGATATGGACAGCAAAGCCAAAAGAAAATTTGTAAGAGAAAGACAGAATATGCTGGCCGATCAATATGAAAAGCAGCTAAGGGATCTTACCACCACTGAGGGACAGGTTTTTGCAAAGCTTATGAACAGGGCTACCGGAAAAAATGTGTATGAGATCATAAAAGAAATGAGAGGCGGATGGAGTGCTTTCTGGTGGAATGTAAAAGGAAAAATGGCAGATATAGATCTGAAAGACCAATACAATCCCCACAAGAACAGAACGGATGAGTTTATAGAATCTCTGCTGCAGTCCAACTGGAATTCCGGGTACCTGCAGCCGTATCCGGGAGCCGGTGATTTTAAAGCAAGAAAATAA
- a CDS encoding FKBP-type peptidyl-prolyl cis-trans isomerase — MKKLLFISAVSLLSCNRNAPTAHPPVGGVLSQKDLDVSKERMRNLNTIERGQIQDWINGQSVKYYPTQLNYWVTVEGFDKRERRADDTSISYAYDLYDFDETKIYDQPIERRDARFGHFDELKAVENALRFMHDGEEVTLLVPSSLAYGTFGDEKNIDNDIPLIIKLKAL, encoded by the coding sequence ATGAAAAAATTACTCTTCATATCAGCAGTAAGTCTGTTAAGCTGTAACCGGAATGCACCTACAGCGCATCCTCCCGTTGGGGGAGTGCTGAGTCAGAAAGACCTGGATGTGTCGAAGGAAAGAATGAGGAACCTGAATACCATAGAACGCGGCCAGATCCAGGATTGGATCAATGGGCAGTCTGTGAAGTATTATCCTACGCAGCTTAATTACTGGGTAACTGTTGAAGGTTTTGATAAGCGGGAAAGAAGGGCAGATGACACATCTATTTCTTATGCTTACGATCTGTATGATTTTGATGAAACCAAGATCTATGATCAGCCTATTGAAAGAAGAGATGCCAGATTCGGGCATTTTGATGAACTGAAAGCGGTAGAGAATGCTTTGCGTTTTATGCATGATGGAGAGGAAGTAACGCTTTTGGTGCCTTCTTCACTGGCCTATGGAACCTTTGGAGACGAAAAGAATATAGACAACGATATCCCATTAATCATAAAATTAAAAGCTCTATAA
- a CDS encoding DUF4082 domain-containing protein gives MRNLEVFRVLRSLSFKSLCVLLILNSIFLATSCSKDDDESIPEPIMYAEENPLTKYHESTGFTTVSNFINAGNYEFGLVFSPNVKGKINAITVKLPDANPNLKVTIWDYTAKTVLRTEIVNIAASNTLLTKAIEAFPLEKDKKYMITMNSNDWYKKNKPDNSNATYPITAGNIKFLEYRWVGASSQTFPTNVSLDYNGGDLSFNFQQTD, from the coding sequence ATGAGAAATTTAGAAGTTTTTAGAGTCCTAAGATCATTATCTTTTAAAAGCCTGTGTGTATTACTTATTCTGAACTCAATATTTCTGGCAACAAGCTGCAGTAAAGATGATGACGAGTCTATTCCGGAGCCTATCATGTATGCAGAAGAAAATCCATTAACTAAGTATCATGAAAGTACCGGATTTACCACGGTAAGCAATTTTATCAATGCCGGAAACTATGAATTCGGTCTTGTATTTTCCCCGAATGTAAAAGGAAAGATCAATGCCATTACTGTGAAGCTGCCGGATGCCAACCCTAATTTGAAAGTTACAATCTGGGATTATACAGCAAAAACGGTATTGAGAACGGAAATAGTCAATATAGCTGCATCCAATACTTTACTGACGAAAGCAATTGAAGCGTTCCCCCTGGAAAAAGATAAGAAATATATGATTACCATGAATTCAAATGACTGGTACAAAAAGAATAAACCCGACAACAGCAATGCAACCTATCCGATCACTGCAGGAAATATTAAATTTTTGGAATACCGGTGGGTTGGAGCTTCTTCCCAAACTTTTCCAACGAATGTTTCTCTGGATTATAACGGGGGTGACCTGAGCTTTAATTTTCAGCAAACAGACTAA